The Coraliomargarita parva genomic sequence TAGCCCAGTTGTGCGGTTCCTCCGCTCAGTACGGTTTCCAGAGCCAGCTCATCCGCAGGGACGCGGCGGGTCAGCGAGGAGCTGACGATGCCGATATGTTGTCTCAGTTCGTTCCAATCCGCCTCACCGTAGCGTTCGCCAAGCAGCCGGATATCCCCGGACGACGGCATGAAATAGCCGGTTATCGCGGAGAGTAATGAGGTTTTACCACATCCGTTGGCGCCCAAAATGGCCCAGTGCTCGCCCGTTTGGACGGTCCATTCGATTCCCTGGAGGATCCGGGTCTGACCGCGGTACAGCTTGAGTTCCTCGACTTGAAGGATCGGTTGTTTGCATGTCTTGGGCATATGCGGGGCGAATGAATCCGATTGAAACTATTTCCGCAAGCGACCTGTGCCGCTTTCAGGATCTGGACTGTAGACAAAAAAAAGCCGCCCGAGACGGGCGGCTTGATTTTTAGAAGCCTTGTTCTGTAGATTAGAGCAGCGTCTTGGCGACCGCAGCGACATTGTCGGCGGTCATGCCAAGTTCGGCCATGACTGTGTCGCCCGGAGCGGAGATGCCGAAACGATCGATGCAGACTGTCTTGCCGGCGAGGCCGACGTACTTGCCCCAGGTGCTTGAGACGCCCGCTTCCACCGCGATGCGAGCCGCACAGCTGACTGGCAGCACGCTTTCGATGTAGTCGGCGCTTTGGCGCTCGAAACGTTCGAAGCAGGGCAGGGAGACGACACGGACACCGTCGCCAAGTTGCTCGGCGGCTCCCATCGCATGTTGTAGTTCGGAACCAGTTGCCATGAGGATCAGCTTGAGCTCGCCGCTTTCCTTCTTCGCGATATAACCGCCTTTCAGGACACCTTCACGTCGTTCCGAGACGCTGAGGCTGTCTTGGGCCGGTACGTTCTGACGGGTCAGGATGAGAGCCGTTGGGCCGTCTGTGCGGCTGATCGCAGCGGCAAATGCGCCTGCTGTTTCTTCCGCATCGGCCGGGCGGATCACATCCAGGTTCGGGATGACGCGCAAGCCGCTGACCGTTTCGACCGGCTGGTGGGTCGGGCCGTCTTCACCGACACCCACGGAGTCGTGGGTAAAGATGTAGGTGACCGGCAGCTTGGCGAGGGAAGCCAGACGGATGGAGGGACGGACGTAGTCGGCAAACACAAGGAAGGTCGCGCCGCTGGCACGGAAGATCCCGTCGTAAGCGATCCCGTTGCAGATCGCACCCATGGCATGCTCACGAATGCCAAACCAAATATTGCGGCCAGCCGGTTCCTTGGCGGAGAAGTCCCCGCCGTCCTTGATATAATTCTTGGTCGAACCGTAAAGGTCGGCCGAGCCGGTAATGAGCTGCGGAACAGCCTTGGCTACGGCATTGATAACCGTGCCGCCGGAGGCGCGTGTTGCTGCCTTCGTGCCGGCGTCAAATTCAGGAATCTGGCTAAGTAGGTCGGCCGGGACCTCGCCCTTGACCGCTACGTCGAGTTCAGCTGCGAGTTCCGGATTCGCGGCACTCCAAGCCTTGAAGGTGGCTTCCCACTCGGAGTAGGCCAGCTTGGAGGCTTCGGCCTTTTCGGCGAAGAATGCGCGGACTTCGTCGGAGACGTAGAAATGTTCTTTCGGCAGTCCCAGTCCTTCGCGTGCCTCGTCGGCAAACTTGGCGCCGCCTTCACCGTGACCACCCGAAGTGCCGGCGACTTGAGGGATCCCACGGGCGATTTCGGTCTTGGCAATGATGACCTTGGGCTTGCCGTTGTCGTTGGCCTTGGCCGCCAGGATGGCTTCAGTCACGGCTGCGATGTCATGACCATCGATCGTGACGGCATCCCAACCCTGAGAGGCAAAGTAGCCTTCCGCATTCTCGCTCTGGGTCTGCACTGCCATGGCGTC encodes the following:
- the tkt gene encoding transketolase, which produces MQKEILAQAATQARGLAIDAVHACNSGHLGLPLGCAEIGAALYGNGGLRYNPAEPKWLNRDRFVLSGGHGSMFLYTWLHLSGYELKLEELKNFRQLGSETPGHPEYGDTVGVEATTGPLGQGIGNAVGYALSGKRAAAKFNTAEHSIFDQHVFALHGDGCLQEGVAKEAIAFAGHNGLDNLILIYDSNDVTLDAMAVQTQSENAEGYFASQGWDAVTIDGHDIAAVTEAILAAKANDNGKPKVIIAKTEIARGIPQVAGTSGGHGEGGAKFADEAREGLGLPKEHFYVSDEVRAFFAEKAEASKLAYSEWEATFKAWSAANPELAAELDVAVKGEVPADLLSQIPEFDAGTKAATRASGGTVINAVAKAVPQLITGSADLYGSTKNYIKDGGDFSAKEPAGRNIWFGIREHAMGAICNGIAYDGIFRASGATFLVFADYVRPSIRLASLAKLPVTYIFTHDSVGVGEDGPTHQPVETVSGLRVIPNLDVIRPADAEETAGAFAAAISRTDGPTALILTRQNVPAQDSLSVSERREGVLKGGYIAKKESGELKLILMATGSELQHAMGAAEQLGDGVRVVSLPCFERFERQSADYIESVLPVSCAARIAVEAGVSSTWGKYVGLAGKTVCIDRFGISAPGDTVMAELGMTADNVAAVAKTLL